The Nesterenkonia xinjiangensis genome contains a region encoding:
- the secD gene encoding protein translocase subunit SecD yields MAKSTPVARARAALIGLLVLILGMGGLLAYGVSQDRAQWAPLLALDLSGGTQMVLSPHVDGDEQLDSEQLEQAVEIIRQRVDGSGVSEAEIATQGAENVVVGMPGTPDPETRELIQASADMEFRPVLQAEMDPTYVDQLVEEGLSEEEAEELEEAAEAQEEVAEDEIPEGETAQPEDFPEPTADPENPSDPNWITQEVAADFANFSCSREVSIEEHQAAESDAPMVTCDPETGMKYVLGPVEVPGTHLSDASFGMEQTQTGQQTGRWVVNLVLDREGTEEFAESSSRLYGLEGARNQFAIVMDSRVISAPRMNSPITDGRAEISGSFSEEEARGLSEQLRYGSLPVTFEIQSEEQISATLGSDQLRMGLLAGIIGLVLVAGYALFQYRALGLVTISSLAVVGLLTWWAIGLLGWSDGYRLSLAGIAGLIVSIGLTADSFIVYFERVKDELREGRSLAGAVESGWARARRTILASKAVNVIAAVVLYMVAVGNVRGFAFTLGLTAILDVILVFLFTHPVMQMLARRKFFAAGRRFSGLSERELGVDVLYRGAGRFARREIVSAEAVPSSAGSPPEVSAAVTDSSSALAPGARDTGSSVAPPGHDGDESDEADEPRPVQTAEADGTDPAEPEGSAPDAEGEGADLATMTIAERRRARARRARQSAGTTAQTATSPSRTDTDEEAR; encoded by the coding sequence CTCATCCTGGGGATGGGCGGCCTGCTGGCCTACGGAGTCTCCCAGGACCGTGCGCAGTGGGCCCCGCTGCTGGCTCTGGACCTCTCGGGAGGCACACAGATGGTCCTCTCCCCCCATGTGGACGGTGACGAGCAGCTCGACAGTGAGCAGTTGGAGCAGGCGGTGGAGATCATCCGCCAGCGTGTGGACGGATCAGGTGTGTCCGAGGCCGAGATCGCCACCCAGGGTGCCGAGAACGTCGTGGTCGGGATGCCCGGAACTCCTGACCCCGAGACCCGTGAGCTCATCCAGGCATCCGCGGACATGGAGTTCCGCCCGGTGCTCCAGGCTGAGATGGACCCCACCTACGTCGACCAGCTGGTCGAGGAGGGGCTGTCCGAAGAGGAGGCCGAAGAGCTGGAGGAGGCCGCCGAGGCTCAGGAGGAGGTGGCTGAGGACGAGATTCCAGAAGGTGAGACCGCCCAGCCCGAGGACTTCCCCGAGCCGACGGCCGATCCGGAGAACCCCTCTGATCCCAACTGGATCACCCAGGAGGTGGCGGCCGACTTCGCCAACTTCTCCTGCAGTCGTGAGGTGTCGATCGAGGAGCACCAGGCTGCCGAATCGGACGCCCCCATGGTGACCTGCGACCCGGAGACCGGGATGAAGTATGTGCTGGGCCCTGTCGAGGTGCCCGGCACCCACCTCTCCGACGCAAGCTTCGGCATGGAACAGACCCAGACCGGCCAGCAGACCGGCCGATGGGTGGTGAACCTGGTCCTGGACAGGGAGGGCACCGAAGAATTCGCCGAATCCTCCTCCCGCCTCTACGGTCTGGAGGGCGCACGCAACCAGTTCGCCATCGTCATGGACAGCCGGGTCATCTCCGCCCCGCGCATGAACTCGCCGATCACGGACGGCCGTGCAGAGATCTCCGGCTCCTTCTCCGAGGAGGAGGCCCGGGGGCTCTCCGAGCAGCTCCGCTACGGCTCCCTGCCGGTGACCTTCGAGATCCAGTCCGAGGAGCAGATCTCCGCCACCCTCGGTTCTGACCAGCTCCGCATGGGTCTGCTCGCGGGCATCATCGGCCTGGTCCTGGTGGCCGGTTACGCACTGTTCCAGTACCGAGCCCTGGGGCTGGTGACGATCTCCTCCCTGGCCGTCGTCGGCCTGCTCACCTGGTGGGCGATCGGGCTGCTCGGCTGGTCGGACGGCTACCGCCTCTCGCTCGCCGGGATCGCCGGTCTGATCGTGTCGATCGGTCTGACGGCTGACTCGTTCATCGTCTATTTCGAACGTGTGAAGGACGAGCTGCGCGAGGGCAGATCGCTGGCGGGAGCGGTCGAATCAGGGTGGGCCCGGGCTCGGCGCACGATCCTGGCCTCGAAGGCCGTCAACGTCATCGCCGCCGTCGTCCTGTACATGGTGGCCGTGGGCAACGTCCGCGGCTTCGCCTTCACCCTCGGGCTGACAGCCATCCTGGATGTCATCCTGGTGTTCCTGTTCACCCATCCCGTGATGCAGATGCTGGCTCGGCGGAAGTTCTTCGCGGCAGGTCGGCGGTTCTCCGGGCTCTCCGAACGCGAGCTGGGCGTCGACGTGCTCTACCGGGGGGCCGGGAGGTTCGCTCGGCGGGAGATCGTCTCGGCCGAGGCAGTGCCCTCGAGCGCAGGCTCCCCGCCGGAGGTGAGTGCGGCCGTCACGGACTCCTCCTCAGCACTGGCTCCGGGAGCGAGGGACACGGGCTCCTCCGTGGCCCCGCCCGGTCACGACGGCGACGAGAGTGACGAGGCTGACGAGCCGCGTCCTGTCCAGACCGCAGAGGCAGACGGCACGGACCCGGCTGAACCGGAAGGCTCCGCCCCAGACGCCGAGGGGGAGGGTGCCGACCTGGCCACCATGACCATCGCCGAGCGTCGCCGGGCCCGCGCACGCCGCGCCCGCCAGTCCGCTGGCACCACGGCTCAGACCGCGACGTCCCCCTCCCGCACCGACACCGATGAGGAGGCCCGCTGA
- the ruvX gene encoding Holliday junction resolvase RuvX — protein MADQHPEPVAERAGVRLGVDVGEARVGLAASDPDALVATPVMTLRRDVKRRSDLRMLIKIARDREARVIYVGLPLSLSGGETASTQKARDYADALAQKLAAAELPTAVHLVDERLSTVSAAEKMRASGVEARDQRSRIDQAAAMEILTQALEIRRSQGREPGEPVIPDS, from the coding sequence GTGGCTGACCAGCATCCGGAGCCTGTGGCCGAGCGGGCAGGCGTCCGTCTGGGGGTCGATGTCGGAGAGGCCCGGGTGGGGCTCGCGGCCTCGGACCCCGATGCGCTCGTCGCCACCCCGGTGATGACGCTGCGACGCGATGTGAAGCGCCGCTCCGACCTGCGGATGCTGATCAAGATCGCCCGCGATCGGGAGGCCCGCGTCATCTACGTGGGGCTGCCGCTCTCGCTCTCCGGAGGCGAGACCGCCTCCACCCAGAAGGCACGGGACTACGCCGACGCACTCGCTCAGAAGCTCGCCGCCGCCGAGCTCCCCACCGCCGTGCACCTGGTGGATGAGAGGCTCTCCACAGTGTCGGCCGCAGAGAAGATGCGCGCCTCGGGGGTGGAGGCCCGTGACCAGCGCAGCCGCATCGACCAGGCCGCCGCCATGGAGATCCTCACCCAGGCGCTGGAGATCCGCCGGTCCCAGGGACGCGAGCCCGGTGAACCGGTCATCCCGGACAGCTGA
- the alaS gene encoding alanine--tRNA ligase has product MKTEDITRTWYDYFAAKGHERVPSASLISPDPSVLFTIAGMVPFIPYFLGTEKAPYDRAVSVQKCIRTADIEEVGKTARHGTFFQMCGNFSFGDYFKEKAIPMAWELLTSPVDGDPETGIRGFGLDPERLWITVYEDGEERDEEARRIWEDVVGVPHERVVGTGKADNYWNTGQPGPGGPCSEIYYDRGPAYGVDGGPAVDEDRFMELWNLVFMQDRLSQVHSKTEFEIAGPLQNTNIDTGLGLERLAMVLQGAENMYETDQVRPVLDRAAELTGVTYASTEDPEDPRHADDVRLRMIADHVRSSLMLISDGVRPSNEGGGFVLRRLIRRVILAMRLMGVEEPVFGDLFSVSRDAMKGVYPEVAEDFDLLHQVAIKEEQAFLRTISAGTAKLESAVSAAKSSERPLSGADAFALHDTYGFPIDLTLEMAAEAGVVVDEGRFRELMTEQRERARADAKGKKSGHADTEVYARLRGEQPTHFTGYTEHTTESSIRGLVVDGRSTDRASAGEEVEIVLDATPFYAEAGGQAADTGRITGDGFELEVTDVQSPIRGLAVHRARVLHGEVPAGAQALGAIDRRRRLDAQKAHSATHIIHAALHDVVGPQAVQAGSFNKEGYLRFDFTAEDALSASARQELEEVANLAIRDNHAVSTQVMSLDDAQAMGAMMLFGEKYGDEVRVVEMNGAWSRELCGGTHVGSTAEIGTLALMSEASVGSGNRRVEALVGLDAFSHFAAERTLVNRLTDMLKVPAEQVPDRISSTLQKLRDTERELERLRAERLRAQAGELVKEAVDADGVDVLAHAAGPVSGGDDLRALALDLRQRFGSRAAVVAVAGEAKGRPLIVVATTEAAREAGVQAGALVKEACAVLGGGGGGKPDVAQGGGQDVSRIGDALQGIVRSVRARG; this is encoded by the coding sequence ATGAAGACCGAGGACATCACTCGCACGTGGTACGACTACTTCGCCGCGAAGGGCCATGAGCGTGTCCCCTCGGCGTCCCTGATCTCTCCGGACCCCTCTGTGCTGTTCACCATCGCCGGCATGGTGCCTTTCATCCCTTACTTCCTCGGGACGGAGAAAGCACCCTACGACCGCGCCGTCTCCGTGCAGAAGTGCATCCGCACCGCGGACATCGAAGAGGTCGGCAAGACCGCCAGGCACGGCACCTTCTTCCAGATGTGCGGCAACTTCTCCTTCGGGGACTACTTCAAGGAGAAGGCCATCCCGATGGCCTGGGAGCTGCTGACGAGCCCTGTCGACGGTGACCCGGAGACCGGAATACGCGGCTTCGGCCTGGACCCCGAGCGTCTCTGGATCACCGTCTACGAGGACGGCGAGGAGCGTGACGAGGAGGCACGTCGGATCTGGGAGGACGTCGTCGGCGTGCCGCACGAGCGGGTCGTGGGCACCGGCAAGGCCGACAACTACTGGAACACCGGCCAGCCGGGCCCTGGCGGCCCCTGCTCCGAGATCTACTATGACCGTGGGCCGGCCTACGGCGTCGACGGCGGTCCCGCCGTCGACGAAGACCGCTTCATGGAGCTGTGGAACCTGGTCTTCATGCAGGACCGGCTCTCGCAGGTCCATTCCAAGACCGAGTTCGAGATCGCCGGTCCGCTGCAGAACACCAACATCGACACCGGTCTGGGCCTTGAGCGTCTGGCGATGGTGCTGCAGGGCGCGGAGAACATGTACGAGACCGATCAGGTCCGGCCCGTGCTGGACCGCGCCGCGGAGCTCACCGGCGTCACCTATGCCTCCACCGAGGACCCTGAGGACCCGCGCCACGCCGACGACGTGCGCCTGCGAATGATCGCTGACCATGTGCGCAGCTCCTTGATGCTCATCTCCGACGGCGTCCGGCCCTCCAATGAGGGCGGAGGCTTCGTCCTGCGCCGGCTGATCCGCCGAGTGATCCTCGCCATGCGCCTGATGGGCGTCGAGGAGCCGGTGTTCGGTGATCTGTTCAGCGTCTCCCGGGACGCCATGAAGGGCGTCTATCCAGAGGTCGCCGAGGACTTCGACCTCCTGCACCAGGTGGCGATCAAGGAGGAGCAGGCCTTCCTGCGCACCATCTCAGCCGGCACCGCCAAGCTGGAGAGCGCGGTGTCCGCCGCCAAGAGCTCTGAGCGTCCGCTCTCCGGCGCCGATGCCTTCGCCCTCCATGACACCTACGGCTTCCCCATCGACCTGACCCTGGAGATGGCAGCGGAGGCCGGAGTCGTCGTCGACGAGGGCCGCTTCCGCGAGCTGATGACCGAGCAGCGCGAACGTGCCCGTGCTGACGCCAAGGGCAAGAAGTCCGGCCACGCCGACACCGAGGTCTACGCCAGGCTGCGCGGCGAGCAGCCCACGCACTTCACCGGATACACCGAGCACACCACCGAGTCGAGCATCCGTGGACTCGTCGTCGACGGCCGGTCGACCGATCGGGCGTCCGCCGGCGAGGAGGTCGAGATCGTCCTCGACGCGACCCCGTTCTACGCGGAGGCCGGTGGACAGGCTGCCGACACCGGCCGGATCACCGGTGACGGCTTCGAGCTGGAGGTCACCGATGTCCAGTCGCCGATCCGAGGTCTCGCGGTGCACCGTGCCCGGGTGCTTCACGGTGAGGTGCCCGCGGGCGCCCAGGCGCTGGGCGCCATCGACAGGCGCCGCCGTCTGGACGCCCAGAAGGCCCACTCCGCCACCCATATCATCCACGCGGCCCTCCATGATGTCGTGGGCCCGCAGGCCGTGCAGGCCGGCTCCTTCAACAAGGAGGGCTACCTGCGTTTCGACTTCACCGCCGAGGACGCTCTGAGCGCCTCTGCGCGCCAGGAGCTCGAGGAGGTCGCGAACCTCGCCATCCGGGACAACCACGCGGTCAGCACCCAGGTGATGTCCCTGGACGACGCCCAGGCGATGGGCGCGATGATGCTCTTCGGAGAGAAGTACGGCGACGAGGTCCGCGTGGTCGAGATGAACGGTGCCTGGTCCCGGGAGCTCTGCGGCGGCACCCACGTGGGCAGCACTGCGGAGATCGGCACGCTGGCTCTGATGAGCGAGGCCTCCGTGGGATCGGGCAACCGGCGGGTCGAAGCTCTGGTCGGGCTCGATGCCTTCTCCCACTTCGCCGCCGAACGCACCCTGGTCAACCGGCTCACCGACATGCTCAAGGTCCCGGCCGAGCAGGTGCCGGACCGCATCTCCAGCACCCTGCAGAAGCTGCGGGACACCGAGCGGGAGCTCGAGCGCCTGCGTGCTGAGCGTCTCCGCGCCCAGGCCGGAGAGCTCGTCAAGGAGGCCGTGGACGCCGACGGGGTCGACGTGCTGGCTCATGCCGCAGGTCCGGTCTCCGGCGGCGACGACCTGCGTGCACTGGCGCTGGACCTGCGCCAGCGCTTCGGCTCCCGGGCGGCCGTCGTCGCGGTGGCCGGTGAGGCTAAGGGCCGTCCGCTGATCGTGGTGGCCACCACTGAAGCCGCCCGTGAGGCCGGCGTCCAGGCCGGTGCGCTGGTGAAGGAGGCCTGTGCGGTGCTCGGCGGCGGCGGGGGCGGCAAGCCTGACGTCGCCCAGGGCGGCGGTCAGGACGTCTCCCGGATCGGCGACGCCCTTCAGGGCATCGTGCGGTCGGTCCGCGCCCGTGGCTGA
- a CDS encoding bifunctional (p)ppGpp synthetase/guanosine-3',5'-bis(diphosphate) 3'-pyrophosphohydrolase, producing MDKASSPLLEPLLRAMRANGGQQDLPLIQRAFEVANHHHRDQKRKSGDPYITHPVAVATILAELGLTGSTLAAALLHDTVEDTDYSLEQLTADFGEEIALLVDGVTKLDKLKFGDAAQAETVRKMVLAMAKDIRVLMIKLADRLHNARTWRYVAAQSSARKAKETLEIFSPLAHRLGMNTIKWELEDLSFAALYPKVYEEIVRLVGDRTPQREKFLSEVRETIADDLNEASIAATITGRPKHYYSIYQKMIVRGKDFDDIHDLMGVRVLVDTVRDCYGALGALHARWNPLPGRFKDYIAMPKFNMYQSLHTTVIGPQGKPVEIQIRTYDMHRRAEYGVAAHWKYKQKPGGPVGAEGAQTSAEGAVRTPEVATQQSQTTADIGWLRSLVDWQSETKDPDEFLESLRYEINAKEVFVYTPKGEVMALPAGATPVDFAYAIHTDVGHKTIGARVNGKLVPLNSELQHGDWVEIFTSKAEGAGPSSDWQQFVKSARARNKIRQWFSKERREESIERGKDELTKAIRKSNLQLQKVMNPDVLTEVAQQLHYPDISGLYAGVGDNHVSTKNVIEHLSALFEPEEEESEEHDTTPITTPVTPASQYSDAGVIVKGVGNVLAKLARCCTPVPPDEVEGFVTRGQGVSVHRADCRNVQQLRQQPGRLVEVEWAPTKTSVFLVEIQVEALDRKSLLSDVTRVLAESQVNILSASVQTSRDRVAISRFSFEMGDPRYLNHVLNSVRRIDGVYDVYRTVGRRRDAH from the coding sequence GTGGACAAGGCGTCCTCACCGTTGCTGGAGCCTCTGCTGCGCGCAATGCGTGCCAATGGGGGCCAACAGGACCTGCCTCTGATCCAGCGGGCCTTCGAGGTCGCCAACCACCACCACCGCGACCAGAAGCGCAAGAGCGGCGACCCGTACATCACTCACCCGGTCGCCGTGGCGACGATCCTGGCGGAGCTGGGCCTGACCGGCTCCACGCTCGCGGCCGCGCTGCTCCATGACACCGTCGAGGACACGGACTACAGCCTCGAACAGCTCACCGCCGACTTCGGCGAGGAGATCGCCCTCCTCGTGGACGGGGTGACCAAGCTCGACAAGCTCAAGTTCGGGGACGCCGCGCAGGCGGAGACTGTCCGCAAGATGGTCCTGGCTATGGCCAAAGACATCCGGGTGCTGATGATCAAGCTCGCGGATCGCCTGCACAACGCCCGCACGTGGCGCTACGTCGCGGCCCAGTCCAGTGCCCGGAAGGCCAAGGAGACTCTGGAGATCTTCTCCCCACTGGCGCACCGGCTGGGGATGAACACCATCAAGTGGGAGCTGGAGGATCTCTCCTTCGCCGCGCTGTACCCGAAGGTCTATGAAGAGATCGTGAGACTCGTCGGGGATCGGACCCCTCAGCGCGAGAAGTTCCTCTCCGAGGTGCGCGAGACGATCGCCGATGATCTCAACGAGGCCAGCATCGCGGCCACCATCACGGGTCGGCCCAAGCACTACTACTCGATCTACCAGAAGATGATCGTGCGAGGGAAGGACTTCGACGACATCCACGACCTCATGGGTGTGCGGGTCCTGGTCGACACGGTGCGGGACTGCTACGGAGCACTGGGTGCGCTGCACGCCAGGTGGAACCCTCTGCCCGGGCGGTTCAAGGACTACATCGCCATGCCCAAGTTCAACATGTACCAGTCGCTGCACACCACGGTGATCGGTCCGCAGGGCAAGCCGGTGGAGATCCAGATCCGCACCTATGACATGCACCGCCGTGCCGAATATGGTGTGGCGGCACACTGGAAGTACAAGCAGAAGCCCGGCGGCCCTGTGGGGGCCGAGGGCGCACAGACCTCCGCCGAAGGCGCGGTACGCACTCCGGAGGTTGCCACTCAGCAGAGCCAGACCACCGCAGACATCGGCTGGCTGCGTTCGCTGGTCGACTGGCAGTCGGAGACCAAGGATCCAGATGAGTTCCTCGAGTCGCTGCGCTACGAGATCAACGCCAAAGAGGTGTTCGTCTACACCCCCAAGGGCGAGGTCATGGCGCTGCCAGCCGGAGCCACGCCGGTGGACTTCGCCTACGCGATCCACACCGACGTGGGGCACAAGACCATCGGTGCACGCGTCAACGGCAAGCTGGTGCCGCTGAACTCCGAGCTGCAGCACGGAGACTGGGTGGAGATCTTCACCTCCAAGGCTGAGGGTGCGGGCCCCAGCAGCGATTGGCAGCAGTTCGTCAAAAGTGCCCGGGCGCGGAATAAGATCCGCCAGTGGTTCTCCAAGGAGCGTCGCGAGGAGTCCATCGAGCGAGGCAAGGACGAGCTCACCAAGGCGATCCGGAAGTCCAATCTGCAGCTGCAGAAGGTGATGAACCCGGACGTCCTGACTGAGGTCGCCCAGCAGCTGCACTACCCGGACATCTCAGGGCTCTATGCGGGAGTCGGTGACAACCACGTCTCCACGAAGAACGTCATCGAGCACCTCTCCGCCCTCTTCGAGCCCGAGGAGGAGGAGTCCGAGGAACACGACACCACTCCGATCACGACACCGGTCACTCCTGCCAGCCAGTACTCGGACGCCGGTGTCATCGTCAAGGGGGTGGGGAACGTGCTGGCCAAGCTGGCCCGGTGCTGCACCCCGGTGCCCCCGGACGAGGTCGAAGGCTTCGTGACCCGCGGTCAGGGAGTCTCCGTGCACCGCGCAGACTGTCGGAACGTCCAGCAGCTGCGGCAGCAGCCGGGGCGCCTGGTGGAGGTCGAGTGGGCCCCGACGAAGACCTCGGTGTTCCTGGTGGAGATCCAGGTCGAGGCCTTGGACCGGAAGTCGCTGCTCTCCGATGTCACTCGGGTGCTGGCCGAATCCCAGGTGAACATCCTCTCCGCGAGCGTGCAGACCTCGCGGGACCGCGTGGCGATCTCCCGCTTCTCCTTCGAAATGGGAGATCCGCGCTACCTCAACCACGTGCTGAACTCGGTCCGGCGCATCGACGGAGTCTACGATGTCTATCGCACGGTGGGACGACGCCGCGATGCGCACTGA